agcATCCAGCTCATACCGTACACTtttaccaccctgtgaagttcataatagCTTAATAAACTGCATGTTTTCCCGAGTCGTATTGGGAGGACCCCAcaccatgtcatcgcgtgactccaagtttacttcgatattatggttattatatcaacatttgcgcataaaggcctttccaccgccatttctctcGTAAtgaattttaccgacacaaagatcccaccatgtcaaaacAAATTTATAAAACTGTtctgaaacttcctgtttccattgtgataattttttttatacgAAATGACTTTACTTGTATAAAAACGGTGTATGGAAACGTGGTTAAAAAGATGACACTAGCGGAAGAAGGCCCTAATAGACGATTGAGACGTACCCAGCTGTGAGAAGAAAAGGAGTCATTTGTCCCTCTGTGTGCAACAGCGAAGAGCGGTGGCTGGAGGGGAAACTGCAGGCGTTTGATTAATAAAGGAGAGAATAAATCCCCTAGGTTTGGGGCCAGTTGAAGATCGCTGGGCAGGATTTAAAGATTAGAATTGCCGGCTTGTGTAACGCCGACTCATCTCCCTTCACTTTAATGTAGTCTgacagtctctcacacacacagacagatgcaggtgtgcgcacacacacacaccgaggcacatgcacagacacaaaaacagcaAATCAATCCCTCTGCATAAATAACATCTCAAGCCATCATCGTCTGATCACATCCTGTTAGACGATATTATGGCTACAATAACCGTGGCAGGCATGCAGGGAGAGCCAGCTTACAGGTCAGTGAGCACTTTTTCCACTCAGTGAGCTGCATGAATCACACAGAGAGTTGCTACCTAATGGCAATACACCACAGCGAACTGCCCCGTTGAATGAGCTAGACTTCAGGTGACGGGGCTAACACTGGATAGGCGGAGAGGATTGTGCGTGCGCATCAGCAGATCAATGCAGACTGCACTCCCATTGCTCCCAACAGGGAcccttccccatccctctccaAGATAAACAAAAAGCCCCATGggaaaaatccacctctctattCTCCACTGCGCtgtccaattttttttatttattataggtTAATTTTACCGGAGAGGCCCATCAAGCTACCGCATTGTCCAAACATTTCTGCATGCTAAGATAACGTTAGTACAATGTCAGATGTCCATCATGTGGAAACCACTCACCAGGCCAGCTAAGTGAGCACGTCCAAAGAAATGCTGACGTGGGCAGTATCGTGATCAAAGGAAGTCTATCATGGAACTGTCGTCGGCACGGCAACTAAATGGCAGCCTGCCCCTTCCTGCGAGGCGGGCGGCACAATTACACACCAGGCAGTGATTGACTGGGGGATAACYGGCTTCGCCCAGTCAGTGTCACTAATCCTGGAGACTGGTGATTGTGCATCTTCAGTTCCACTGTGAGTTACTGTGGCTTGAGGAGGAGTTATTAAAGGAATAATGCCTGATGGGGTGTGGTATATCGCCAATATACCATGGTTAAGGCCTGGTCTTATGCATgatgcaacgcagagtgcctggatacagaccttagctgtggtatattggtcatataccacaaacactgaggtgccttattgctattataaactgggtagcaACATAGTTAGAAcagtaaatagtatttttttgtcatacctgtggtataccacagctttcagcactcagagctcaaaccacccagtttagaaAACGTGATATATGACCTGTATTTAACCACGAAGGTTATTGAGAAAACTTCTTAAATAACCACCTGACATTGGCTACTTTGGCAGCACAAGGAAACGTTCCAGGACTAGGTTGTATGGAGGTGAGCTATGGCAGCCGAAATAGAGATTATTGAAGCCCTGGTTCTAGCCTATTTATGGTGTTTGGCTGATCACTAAAAAAAGAACAAAACTAAACGTGATTATTCTATAATTAGATGGGAGGTACCTGAGGAAGAGCTCCAggtgtttgaccagggcccttaggtTCTTCTCTGGGATTTGCATCTTCCCCAGGATCTCTGGCAGCTTCACTGTATAAGGGGAATAAACAAGATTGAAAGAGAACGAGTGACTGGAGGCTACAATGAACTAAACAACAATCCCTgtttcacccacacacacagaaagttcTTCTGAGGACACCTACCGAAGAGGCGTAGGAGGTGCTGTGAGCCATACAGGTaggagggtgggggaggctgGTCACTCTGGGGGTAGTTATCAGGGGTCAGCTTCCAGCTCAGGACCTCGTTGAGCTCGTTGTTCCGTCGGCTCTCCAGGCCAGAGAAGACACCGCTGCCCTCCTTGCTGGGCGTCTGGGGCAACGGAGAAGACGAGCCACTATGGACAGGGGTTTCTGGGAAGGGGACAGGAGGGCAGACGGCAGTCAATCAACTGATGGGAGTGGGTGGAGGACAACATTTGCATGGACACTTCAGAAACAACAGACATTTACTCTGTGCAATGAGAAGCTGTGCGCAGACAATATTCCATGTGTTTGGGAGCGGACTGTAATGTATGACAACAGGGAAGAGTGCCATCTAGCGGATGGATATGGTCATTACAACAACAGAGGCTACGATTGACATTACATAAGTAAAGCACTACACAATCAACTGCTtattgtgtttgagtgtgttttcTTGCCACTCACTCTTCTCCAGATTGAGGAAGAACTTGGGCAGCTGGGCAGGCGTGTCGAGGCTGGCGAGGCGGCGTTTGGGCTGGGGTGAGGTCGTAGCGCTGCCGCTGCCCCCCTCGCCCCCCATCCTCTCGCCCCCCGAGGTGTGACGTGTGGAGCGCCGCAGGGACTGGGGGGCGTCGGGGTCGGCCGTGGAGGCACAACGCCGGCGTTTGGGCGTGGCGGTGGGGTTTGCCGTGGTTGTGGAGGCCTCGCTCAGGGCCGGTTGGCTGTCCGTGGACTGGGGGGTGGAGGGGTTGTGGCCAGAGGGGCTGGGGGTGCGCTCACGCAGGGTCCTGGGACAGGAAGGGTGGAGATGGTCAAAGAAAGACCAGTTTGGTAATGACATCCAACATCACAAAACCAAAGAAACTTACAATAATttgtcactgacattttcaacttagGTCAGATATACAAACTGAACAAAGACCTGATGTACTTAGCATCTTCCAAAAGTGAAATGTTTTCAACttcattttgttttgtcttcctGCCTGAAAATGACAGATGTTAATTATTCAAGAGGATTGCATACATAGCCTGATGTGTCTTACTTGCTGGAGCTGGCTGTGTTGTCCCTGATAGGCAGGAAGAACTTTGAGGAGCTGACTTTCTTGAACTGAGCGTGCTCGTTGGGGTACAGGAGGATCATAGGAAGGGTGAAGTCGAAGGTGATTCTCAGGCCGTCCACCATCTCTTTGCAAAGCTCCTCACTGAAACAAAATGGTGACTTCTAGCTACTATCACAAAGATCATTTCATCCACGATGACCATGTTCGAGAGCATCGAATCTGTGATGCATTTATTGGTAATATTGTGACTGACATACTTGATCTACAAATAAcattgagtagttatttatgatgcagggtgatttgtagatcaatcAGTTGGCAGGCGGCTGCAATGTCGGCTGCAATGTCAAACAAAACCATTATGTAGCCCATGGGACTCATGGGAGGCGAAAAGTCTAATGGGAAATGTTGTACTTTGGGGACTCACTTCTTCTCTGGAGGAACATAGTGAGGACTGAGGCTGGTCTGGGCGGTGCTCTGGTGACTTCTGTACCTCTCATTMGCAGAGAAGGCTGCGTTGAAGGCAAAGTGCTTCACGTATGATTCCAAGATGTTCAATATGTTCATCTGGCACGGAAGCTTCACCAACTGGGGAGAAAAATAACAAAGCCCTTCATGATCACAGCTCATTGGCAGTGAGATGTTGAAATGTCAAAAGTCAAGGGTTGCATTCAGTAGGGTACATCGAGGCAAAAGGTTCTGCAGCAGAAAATGACAAATCTGTGTTCCTATTGGACTAGTTCAGTCAGTACCTCCCTGTTTCTATAAGTTTTgtccctactgaacatgaccaaTATCTAGGAATTTGGAGGGATAGGAATAGGTATATGGAACTACAATAAAGAGGGTGTTATCTTTGTTCAATGACACACCTTCTTCCTCTTGTTGATGTAGTAGCAGTCATCCTCCAGTTTCTTCTTGAGAACCTCAGGGATGTCTATGCTGATGGTCTTGTCCTC
This region of Salvelinus sp. IW2-2015 linkage group LG12, ASM291031v2, whole genome shotgun sequence genomic DNA includes:
- the LOC111970891 gene encoding MSL complex subunit 3B isoform X2, translating into MRRKGWGKRRRRLPGVESALKTLPEEKEESDDACLITSSDNSDEDDSEDPESLKSEESDSSEDLDKMEEQEAHAKMESEDKTISIDIPEVLKKKLEDDCYYINKRKKLVKLPCQMNILNILESYVKHFAFNAAFSANERYRSHQSTAQTSLSPHYVPPEKNEELCKEMVDGLRITFDFTLPMILLYPNEHAQFKKVSSSKFFLPIRDNTASSSKTLRERTPSPSGHNPSTPQSTDSQPALSEASTTTANPTATPKRRRCASTADPDAPQSLRRSTRHTSGGERMGGEGGSGSATTSPQPKRRLASLDTPAQLPKFFLNLEKKTPVHSGSSSPLPQTPSKEGSGVFSGLESRRNNELNEVLSWKLTPDNYPQSDQPPPPSYLYGSQHLLRLFVKLPEILGKMQIPEKNLRALVKHLELFLRFLAEFHEDFFPESAYVSSSEAHYCMKHPRAVY
- the LOC111970891 gene encoding MSL complex subunit 3B isoform X1 codes for the protein MRRKGWGKRRRRLPGVESALKTLPEEKEESDDACLITSSDNSDEDDSEDPESLKSEESDSSEDLDKMQEEQEAHAKMESEDKTISIDIPEVLKKKLEDDCYYINKRKKLVKLPCQMNILNILESYVKHFAFNAAFSANERYRSHQSTAQTSLSPHYVPPEKNEELCKEMVDGLRITFDFTLPMILLYPNEHAQFKKVSSSKFFLPIRDNTASSSKTLRERTPSPSGHNPSTPQSTDSQPALSEASTTTANPTATPKRRRCASTADPDAPQSLRRSTRHTSGGERMGGEGGSGSATTSPQPKRRLASLDTPAQLPKFFLNLEKKTPVHSGSSSPLPQTPSKEGSGVFSGLESRRNNELNEVLSWKLTPDNYPQSDQPPPPSYLYGSQHLLRLFVKLPEILGKMQIPEKNLRALVKHLELFLRFLAEFHEDFFPESAYVSSSEAHYCMKHPRAVY